The following proteins are co-located in the Flectobacillus major DSM 103 genome:
- a CDS encoding RHS repeat domain-containing protein yields MIQTLEQTYHLFDHIHFYLDYKYHIRGGLKGINLDANNNLTNSLFSYKLDYEEDGTYYDGNIRNQYWKSNIDGIQRAYQYNYDGASRITAATYGSTKAGENYALNNVNYDANGNIKTLSRNGATNTNYTSFGNVDNLTYTYQTNSNKLLKIQDATIGNPDLGDFRDGTNTDNDYEYWEDGSLKKDKNKKIASITYNYLKLPKTITFDNGRTITTQYDAQGSKLKKIDSNGETTDYEEDEIYVNGSLYQISHDEGRINAQGQYEYNITDHLGNLRVSLKDSAGIAVPLQSLFYDPWGLSMKGMAITRNPANFNKFQFLNRETQFETGYIDLMHRQFAPQTGRFTSQDPVIEGQEHLSLYQYSYNNPILRSDPDGDCPFCPAIPFLPEIGAGAIAVGEYIAGSTLGLGVGAGLTKLANSGVLAWRK; encoded by the coding sequence GTGATACAAACTCTTGAGCAGACTTACCATCTTTTTGACCATATACACTTCTACCTTGATTACAAATACCATATCAGAGGTGGGCTAAAAGGCATCAACCTCGATGCCAATAACAACCTAACCAATAGCCTATTTAGCTATAAGCTCGACTACGAAGAAGACGGTACATACTACGACGGAAATATCAGAAACCAATATTGGAAAAGTAATATCGACGGTATCCAAAGAGCCTATCAATACAACTACGACGGAGCTTCTCGTATCACCGCTGCCACTTATGGAAGTACCAAAGCAGGAGAAAACTATGCCCTAAACAATGTAAATTATGATGCCAATGGCAATATCAAAACTCTTTCAAGAAATGGAGCAACGAATACCAATTATACCAGTTTTGGCAATGTCGATAACCTAACTTACACCTATCAAACCAATTCTAATAAGCTCCTAAAAATTCAAGATGCCACCATTGGCAATCCAGACTTAGGCGATTTTAGAGATGGTACTAATACCGATAATGATTATGAATATTGGGAAGATGGTAGTCTGAAAAAGGATAAGAACAAAAAGATAGCCTCTATCACTTACAATTACCTCAAACTCCCAAAAACAATAACATTCGACAACGGAAGAACTATTACCACCCAGTATGATGCACAAGGCTCAAAACTCAAAAAAATAGATTCTAATGGCGAAACAACCGATTATGAAGAAGATGAGATTTATGTAAATGGCAGTCTCTACCAGATTTCGCACGACGAAGGACGTATCAACGCACAAGGACAGTATGAGTATAATATCACAGACCATTTAGGTAATCTAAGAGTATCACTCAAAGATTCCGCAGGCATTGCCGTACCTCTTCAAAGCCTATTCTACGACCCGTGGGGCTTGTCGATGAAAGGGATGGCAATTACACGAAATCCTGCTAATTTCAATAAATTTCAATTCTTAAATAGGGAAACGCAATTTGAAACAGGCTATATAGACTTGATGCACAGGCAATTTGCCCCCCAAACGGGACGTTTTACCTCTCAAGACCCCGTAATAGAAGGACAAGAACACTTATCATTGTATCAATATAGTTACAATAATCCGATTTTACGGTCTGACCCTGATGGTGATTGTCCTTTTTGTCCTGCTATTCCTTTCTTACCTGAAATTGGTGCAGGTGCAATTGCTGTAGGAGAATATATAGCAGGCTCTACTTTAGGTTTAGGAGTGGGAGCAGGTTTAACCAAGTTAGCAAACTCTGGTGTATTAGCATGGCGGAAATAG
- a CDS encoding PAS domain S-box protein — protein sequence MTNHFYRQQLSILNYEYVEFNKNLIIEDRSSFFQINAWKNKEDYKNLHELIEDYRGINFDEINSEIASKSCIHIPESVYILTGRVHEIYLHKFEENYALFVKDLGMRSPHNEELQFSDKLTISDCKQLFQQAPVAMLVSNLESNNLFFNDQFINFFGYNSDDISSVTDWLNCAFPSDTDRNFADLNWYENIYPTLNKEHIVQPFECQITCKNKEIKICEVSFMLAMNTCIITFLDVTERIKIQNSYLESLQNFREISDNVNDILWIRDENDDKLLYSNKKFKDIFEDINNHESKLLHISQYIYPDDIPPLKEAQENYLKTSYIPFNQTFRVKVQKNERWFNLKKFPLHDQAGNVYRHVGLAKDITIQIQFAEKQKRNELFQTTIIELSNKFMNYPFSNNDGVDLILETIGNYVGCLQVLLYEIDNTQLHYREVNAWTSSTVIEKHTNLTILDTFKVSDIEHLIPKALEEDLLFVEDIETLNFNTELIKSLQLLEIENILILPIKKDTSLVGFLSMLSDKKKKVYETDEIALLRLTKDLIQNVKVRHQMEYQLRTSEQEYHNIFESMTDGVVYLNKNAEILKANQSAFKFFGLENKGIKYWTELVLNVNIVDETFQLLDFNQLPIIQAVVKKQEIREKVVGLQNKESSEIRWMSISTQIEYLTDDKDDYRVFATLTDISERKEFIDTLSESEYKYRRLTENLQDVIYRYELLPERKFSYISPSVTVITGYTPKEYYDDPNLGLKIVHEDDKSIIQSLINGNINLQSPVTVRWKRKDGRIIWVEQRNVPVRDSEGNLIAIEGIRRDVTEIKVMIDKLNFSNKLQEMLMHIFLTFINISLDTVEEKIKESLAKVGEFMRAECLFVVYYDTKNGTYRKQYHWRKGDRPLDSYNIGENGNISEIESYFQKHQIGDSYFTNYNNVNIFTVPIYAEESCIGFVGLTFLNTTNRTKDFDFQILTLIGEMLKNIKHRQFDLDTIKEGQLLLESIIENSGSVIYVKDLEGRYINVNKNWELLTGLKKEESLGRTVFDFFPHETAKKFSELDKLVIDEQKTLSVQDIVTQGENHKLFLTVKFPIRDANNLIVGIGGQSTEITHLKLTEKALKDSEANLKAILDSSSESIWSINKDYEIIYANEIVYRDFLYSFGYRLEKGTNILDCLPESLKNLWRDRYYQVLQNKVLHFNDTVPTIDKIFYLEISMNPIIVNGEVVGVAVFSKNITKEKFAQNEISKFSYIFENLLNEIFIFDANTLKFIDVNQAAQANIGYTLEELRKLTPIDLKPLISHEQFLSLIEPLKNHQKDKLIFETIHLRKNRTKYDVEVHLQYIEIDGSPIFIAIIVDITERKNTERALLESENRFRSIFQDSASIMYLINPDNGQFIDANEACVQFYGWGKDDFLKLNILDVNISHDDLTRKFEVLSRLERQKFEVQHRTSTGQIFDMEVYCCMLNVGGQNLIFEIAHNITERNKYFKAVEIQNKSLKEIAWIQSHVVRAPLSRLMGLAMLIQDGFDNPRELNKCLEHIVSSAFEIDQIIKDITQKTYIIQDMERNTTPNFNTISTKIHFSIVDDDSAIQLLHKLLLKKAEITPSPNQFLNGKGIVEYISENNHSEDIHIIFLDLNMPELDGWGVLEYITHNNLSCKIYVIIVSSSIDESDKLRAQIYPCVIDFIQKPISINKLFEIKSSSLLKVYFEG from the coding sequence ATGACTAACCATTTTTATAGACAACAATTGAGTATATTAAATTATGAGTACGTAGAGTTTAATAAGAACTTAATCATTGAAGATAGGTCAAGTTTTTTCCAAATTAATGCTTGGAAAAATAAAGAGGACTACAAAAACCTTCACGAACTCATTGAGGATTATAGAGGAATTAATTTTGATGAAATAAATTCTGAAATAGCCTCAAAATCATGCATTCATATTCCAGAGTCAGTGTATATTCTCACAGGAAGAGTTCATGAAATATATCTACACAAATTTGAGGAGAACTACGCTCTATTTGTTAAAGATTTAGGAATGCGCTCTCCACATAATGAGGAATTACAATTTTCCGACAAGCTTACAATTTCCGACTGTAAACAGCTCTTTCAGCAAGCACCAGTCGCAATGCTTGTCTCCAACCTTGAAAGTAATAATCTTTTTTTTAACGATCAATTCATTAATTTTTTCGGCTATAATTCTGATGATATTTCGAGTGTCACAGATTGGTTGAATTGTGCTTTTCCATCGGATACTGACCGCAATTTTGCAGACCTAAACTGGTATGAAAATATTTATCCAACACTGAATAAAGAACATATTGTTCAACCGTTTGAATGTCAGATAACTTGTAAAAATAAAGAGATAAAGATATGTGAGGTAAGCTTTATGCTTGCGATGAATACTTGTATTATCACATTTTTAGATGTAACGGAGCGGATAAAAATTCAAAATTCTTATTTAGAAAGTCTCCAGAATTTTAGAGAGATTTCAGACAATGTGAACGACATCTTATGGATAAGAGATGAAAACGATGATAAGTTGCTGTATAGTAACAAGAAATTCAAAGACATCTTTGAAGATATCAATAATCATGAGAGTAAGTTATTACATATATCTCAATACATTTATCCAGATGATATACCTCCCCTAAAAGAAGCTCAAGAGAATTACCTTAAAACTAGTTATATTCCATTCAATCAAACCTTCAGGGTTAAAGTCCAAAAGAATGAACGTTGGTTTAACTTGAAAAAATTTCCATTACATGACCAAGCAGGAAATGTTTATAGACATGTTGGTCTTGCCAAAGATATTACAATTCAAATACAATTTGCAGAGAAACAAAAACGCAATGAACTTTTTCAGACAACGATAATTGAGTTATCGAATAAATTCATGAATTATCCTTTTTCTAATAATGATGGGGTTGATTTGATTTTGGAGACAATTGGTAATTATGTAGGTTGCCTACAAGTATTACTTTACGAAATAGATAACACACAGTTACACTACAGAGAGGTCAATGCTTGGACATCCTCAACAGTTATTGAAAAACATACAAACCTCACGATTCTTGATACCTTTAAAGTTTCTGACATTGAACATCTTATTCCGAAAGCATTAGAAGAGGATTTGTTATTTGTTGAAGACATAGAAACTCTTAACTTTAATACAGAACTTATTAAGAGCCTACAGCTTTTAGAAATTGAGAATATTCTAATACTTCCTATAAAGAAAGATACAAGTCTTGTTGGTTTTCTGTCTATGCTATCGGATAAGAAAAAAAAGGTCTATGAAACAGATGAAATTGCATTACTCCGTTTGACGAAAGATTTAATTCAAAATGTCAAAGTTAGGCATCAAATGGAGTATCAACTCAGAACTAGTGAACAAGAGTATCATAACATTTTTGAAAGCATGACAGATGGAGTAGTATATCTTAATAAGAACGCTGAGATCCTGAAGGCTAATCAAAGTGCATTTAAGTTTTTTGGGTTAGAGAACAAAGGTATAAAATATTGGACTGAGCTTGTTTTGAATGTCAACATAGTAGATGAAACGTTTCAATTACTTGATTTTAATCAACTTCCAATCATACAGGCAGTTGTTAAAAAACAAGAAATTCGAGAGAAAGTAGTTGGGCTACAAAACAAAGAAAGCTCAGAAATTAGATGGATGAGCATATCTACACAAATAGAGTATTTAACAGATGACAAGGATGATTATAGGGTATTTGCAACATTAACAGATATTTCTGAGCGAAAAGAATTTATTGATACACTTAGTGAAAGTGAATATAAATATCGAAGACTCACTGAAAATCTACAAGACGTCATTTACAGGTATGAACTCTTACCTGAAAGAAAATTTTCTTACATAAGCCCATCAGTAACTGTAATCACAGGCTACACTCCAAAAGAGTACTATGATGACCCCAATCTCGGTTTAAAAATCGTCCATGAGGATGATAAGTCAATCATTCAGTCATTGATTAATGGAAATATTAATTTACAATCCCCAGTTACTGTTCGCTGGAAAAGAAAGGATGGTCGTATTATCTGGGTAGAGCAAAGAAATGTTCCAGTAAGAGATAGTGAAGGAAATCTTATTGCTATAGAAGGCATCCGTCGTGACGTTACTGAAATAAAGGTCATGATAGATAAACTTAACTTTTCGAATAAACTCCAAGAGATGCTAATGCACATCTTCTTAACATTTATCAATATTTCATTGGATACTGTCGAAGAGAAGATTAAGGAATCATTGGCTAAAGTTGGAGAATTTATGAGGGCTGAATGTTTATTTGTTGTTTATTATGACACGAAAAATGGTACTTATCGAAAGCAATATCACTGGAGAAAGGGAGACCGTCCTTTAGATAGTTATAATATTGGTGAAAATGGTAACATAAGCGAAATAGAATCATATTTTCAGAAGCATCAAATAGGAGACTCATATTTCACAAACTATAATAACGTAAATATCTTTACTGTTCCAATATATGCTGAAGAATCATGTATTGGTTTTGTTGGACTTACATTTCTCAATACTACTAATCGAACTAAGGACTTTGACTTTCAAATACTCACCTTGATAGGCGAAATGTTAAAGAACATAAAACACAGACAATTTGACCTAGACACAATCAAAGAAGGACAATTACTTTTAGAAAGTATAATAGAAAATAGTGGTTCTGTTATTTACGTAAAAGATTTAGAGGGTAGATACATAAATGTTAATAAAAATTGGGAGTTACTTACTGGTCTAAAAAAAGAAGAGTCTTTAGGACGTACTGTCTTTGATTTTTTTCCTCATGAAACAGCCAAGAAATTTTCTGAATTAGATAAACTAGTGATTGATGAACAAAAAACACTGAGTGTTCAAGACATTGTTACTCAAGGCGAGAATCATAAACTTTTTTTGACAGTCAAATTTCCTATAAGAGATGCAAATAACCTAATAGTTGGAATAGGTGGTCAAAGTACTGAGATAACGCATTTAAAATTAACTGAAAAGGCTCTTAAAGATAGTGAGGCTAATTTGAAAGCAATACTTGATAGTTCGTCTGAAAGTATCTGGTCAATTAACAAAGACTACGAAATAATCTATGCCAATGAGATTGTTTATAGAGATTTTCTCTACTCATTTGGATATCGTTTAGAGAAAGGAACTAATATCTTAGATTGCTTGCCTGAGAGCCTTAAAAATCTTTGGCGAGATAGGTATTATCAAGTTTTACAAAATAAGGTTTTACACTTTAACGACACAGTTCCTACCATTGATAAAATCTTCTACTTAGAAATTTCCATGAACCCAATTATTGTGAATGGAGAGGTTGTCGGTGTTGCTGTGTTTAGTAAAAACATAACAAAAGAAAAATTTGCTCAAAATGAGATTTCTAAGTTTAGCTATATTTTTGAAAATCTACTAAATGAAATTTTTATTTTTGATGCGAATACTTTAAAGTTTATTGATGTCAATCAAGCTGCTCAAGCCAATATAGGCTATACATTAGAAGAGCTAAGAAAACTAACTCCTATTGATCTAAAACCTCTGATAAGTCATGAGCAGTTTCTTTCCTTGATAGAGCCATTAAAAAACCATCAAAAAGATAAACTTATCTTTGAAACAATACACTTGAGAAAAAATAGGACTAAGTATGATGTAGAGGTTCATTTACAATACATCGAAATCGACGGTAGTCCAATTTTTATTGCCATAATTGTAGATATTACTGAGCGGAAAAATACTGAGAGAGCATTATTAGAGAGTGAAAATCGCTTCAGAAGCATCTTTCAAGATAGTGCATCGATAATGTATCTGATTAATCCAGACAACGGACAGTTTATCGACGCCAACGAGGCCTGCGTTCAATTTTACGGTTGGGGGAAAGATGATTTTCTGAAACTTAATATCCTTGATGTAAATATTTCACACGATGATCTTACACGTAAATTTGAAGTACTAAGTAGATTAGAACGTCAAAAATTTGAGGTACAACATCGAACGTCTACTGGTCAAATATTCGATATGGAGGTATATTGTTGTATGTTGAATGTAGGTGGGCAAAACCTAATATTTGAAATTGCACACAATATCACAGAACGGAATAAGTATTTTAAGGCTGTCGAAATTCAAAATAAATCACTAAAAGAAATTGCTTGGATTCAATCTCATGTAGTAAGAGCACCACTTTCTAGACTGATGGGATTAGCCATGTTGATTCAGGATGGTTTCGATAATCCAAGAGAGCTAAACAAATGTCTTGAACACATTGTATCTTCAGCTTTTGAGATAGATCAAATAATTAAGGACATTACACAAAAAACGTACATAATTCAAGATATGGAGCGTAATACCACTCCAAACTTCAACACTATTTCTACTAAAATACATTTTTCAATTGTCGACGATGATAGTGCCATTCAACTTCTTCATAAATTACTATTGAAAAAAGCTGAAATTACTCCATCACCTAATCAATTTTTAAACGGAAAAGGTATTGTAGAGTACATATCAGAAAATAACCACTCTGAGGATATACATATTATCTTCTTGGACTTAAATATGCCCGAGTTAGATGGATGGGGTGTTTTAGAGTACATCACACATAATAATTTATCATGTAAAATATATGTAATAATTGTATCGTCTTCTATTGATGAAAGCGATAAACTCAGAGCCCAAATATATCCATGTGTTATAGATTTTATCCAAAAACCTATTAGCATTAATAAATTGTTTGAGATTAAGTCCTCTTCTCTTTTAAAAGTATATTTTGAAGGTTAG
- a CDS encoding RNA polymerase sigma-70 factor yields MEIKTFDTDQEILTSLAASDARAFDFLYQKFFSKLYAAAYKRLQNRELTEEVIQDLFISLWERRKKLEINTTIEAYLFSSVKYLVIAQYKKNNLFEQYSNTIFPAEDSNFTEQMVAFDELNEAYQQALQALPERCREIFLMKRTGLSQKEISERLDISEKTVENQMTKALKILREALSDYTALSIFLIPVLH; encoded by the coding sequence ATGGAGATAAAAACATTTGATACCGACCAAGAAATTCTTACATCGCTTGCTGCAAGTGATGCAAGAGCCTTTGATTTTTTGTATCAAAAGTTTTTTTCAAAATTGTACGCTGCAGCTTATAAACGATTACAAAATCGAGAACTGACCGAAGAAGTCATTCAAGATTTGTTTATTTCCTTGTGGGAACGCAGAAAAAAACTTGAAATCAATACGACTATCGAAGCCTATCTGTTTTCTTCGGTCAAGTATTTAGTCATTGCACAGTACAAAAAGAACAACTTGTTTGAACAGTACTCAAATACCATTTTTCCTGCCGAGGATAGTAATTTTACCGAGCAAATGGTTGCTTTTGATGAATTAAATGAAGCTTATCAACAAGCCTTACAAGCTTTACCTGAAAGATGCAGAGAAATATTTTTGATGAAAAGAACGGGACTATCGCAAAAAGAAATCTCTGAGCGTTTAGACATTTCAGAGAAAACCGTTGAAAACCAAATGACTAAAGCCTTAAAAATTTTGAGAGAAGCCTTGAGCGATTATACAGCTCTTTCTATTTTTTTAATACCTGTATTGCATTAA
- a CDS encoding FecR family protein, whose product MRINQEIIERYLSDEASEGERFFVERWYASFENKPDGLSDLTEEERAELKNKIKEAIQEQIKHKEKYHPPRWVWAVASMAAVLVIVVGLSFYFLPNDKEKISKIKSDIPISDWAKYENSSAKILKVVLPDGSIVLLQPKTQLSYNQSDRLYRQVNLKGEAFFDVKRDETRPFLIYSGKMTTTVLGTSFNVKAYPKMETFEVSVVTGKVSVKNETEKEIILLPKQQVVLETKTDEMQVNVLPPDKTFYWELSSLQFDDTNMEDVVKSIEHNFNVQIELSPKLQKCRLSGNFDNVHLSTILEVICRSIEAEYVIDGQNISLKGNGCP is encoded by the coding sequence ATGAGAATAAACCAAGAAATAATAGAACGTTACTTGAGCGACGAAGCCTCTGAGGGCGAAAGATTCTTTGTTGAAAGATGGTACGCTTCGTTTGAAAATAAACCTGACGGCTTGAGTGATTTAACCGAAGAAGAGCGAGCCGAACTTAAAAATAAAATCAAGGAGGCAATCCAAGAGCAAATTAAACACAAGGAAAAATACCATCCTCCTCGTTGGGTTTGGGCAGTGGCAAGTATGGCGGCTGTATTGGTGATTGTAGTTGGGCTATCGTTTTATTTCCTGCCAAATGACAAGGAAAAAATCAGTAAAATCAAATCGGATATTCCAATTTCCGATTGGGCAAAGTATGAAAACTCTTCTGCTAAAATTCTCAAAGTTGTTTTACCCGATGGAAGTATCGTTTTATTACAGCCCAAAACTCAATTGAGCTACAATCAATCAGACCGACTGTACAGACAAGTAAACCTAAAGGGAGAAGCTTTTTTTGATGTTAAACGAGATGAAACTCGTCCATTTTTGATTTACTCAGGCAAAATGACAACCACCGTTTTAGGTACTAGCTTCAACGTAAAGGCTTACCCAAAAATGGAAACTTTTGAGGTGTCGGTCGTTACAGGAAAAGTATCAGTGAAAAATGAAACAGAAAAAGAGATTATTCTACTACCGAAGCAACAAGTTGTGTTAGAAACCAAAACAGATGAAATGCAAGTAAATGTTTTGCCACCAGATAAAACCTTTTATTGGGAATTGTCATCGCTACAATTTGACGATACCAATATGGAAGATGTCGTAAAAAGCATTGAACACAATTTTAATGTACAGATTGAGCTATCACCAAAACTCCAAAAATGCCGTTTGAGCGGAAATTTTGATAACGTACATCTCTCTACGATTCTTGAAGTCATTTGCCGTTCCATAGAAGCGGAGTACGTAATTGATGGGCAAAATATTTCCCTGAAAGGAAACGGATGTCCATAA